The proteins below come from a single Roseiflexus sp. RS-1 genomic window:
- the mutS gene encoding DNA mismatch repair protein MutS — protein sequence MTPAERRAFERQLQQEFPGLELHAWYRQYRSLKAAHPDAILLYRLGDFYETFDDDAKLVADLLEVTLTYKEFASQKGRDQKQRCPMAGIPYHAVEGYVARLVGAGYRVAIAEQITETPSSRTDTRPRSIFAAGIEQTSLTGSNRMVERKVVRVITPGTIIESGMIPAERNNYLAALIADHGRIGLAYADLSTGEFAAVEFSGERAAQQAQGELTRLNAAEILVPDRADLRLPGLEPSSARLEQDLEFLTREERELLLPGERVARRVERENNARWAHGRVTAWPERRWDLRNAHDTLLHQFGVRSLAGFGLEDRPLAIRAAGAIVQYARETQQGVVANLRSIRAYTPGDAMFLDPQTQRNLELLEGASGTTRGSLIGVLDQTRTPMGARLLRRWVSQPLCDLTRLHARHDAVERFVTDAILRASVRETLRRVGDMERVVNRIIQGVGVATPRDMARLRDALRALPELVAALGDWTPPPGEIDLTGVRTLPPSAATDPVSLTENGNERIEPNQTSAVSLRAQREARRRVSARYADEDLFGEEEQNAPPVGSSNHAVGTQPSADDEASPVTAFVDDQATETLALDPCADMLAFLETAIDDEPPALLGASNYLRAGENGEPPRRVIRPGFEPEIDQVVAASRDAQRWISELEPKERERTGIKSLRVDYNRVFGYYIEVPKTYADQVPKHYIRKQTLTTGERYFTDELKRYEEIVEQAQQRLIDLERRAFARICDVVTGAGARLLRTARMIATIDVFAALAEAAVRGRYVRPELYDDTRLRIVGGRHPVVEQTLDETFVPNDIEMDTETRQICLITGPNMSGKSTVLRQVALIALMAQIGSFVPADAAEIGLVDRIFTRIGAQDDIATGRSTFMVEMTETAALLAQSTRRSLIILDEVGRGTSTYDGMAIAQAVIEYIHNEPRLGCRTLFATHYHELTDLERTLPRLKNYHMAATEQDGRVVFLHELRPGGADRSYGIHVAELAGIPQSVIRRASELLAELERRAPRSAPPTVPARGDDRRSAGRASSSGAGAARGEQGRTLPDGQLSLFDLAPGPVIEMLRRIDINQLTPLEALNKLHELQKLARAGGG from the coding sequence ATGACCCCTGCCGAGCGCCGCGCCTTCGAGCGCCAGTTGCAGCAAGAGTTCCCCGGTCTCGAGTTGCACGCCTGGTATCGCCAGTATCGCAGCCTCAAAGCTGCGCACCCCGACGCTATTCTGCTCTACCGTCTGGGCGATTTTTACGAGACGTTCGACGATGATGCCAAACTGGTCGCCGATCTGCTCGAAGTGACGCTGACTTACAAAGAATTCGCCAGCCAGAAGGGGCGCGACCAGAAGCAGCGCTGCCCGATGGCAGGCATACCGTACCACGCGGTCGAAGGGTATGTGGCGCGGCTCGTCGGCGCCGGGTATCGCGTCGCTATCGCCGAGCAGATCACTGAGACCCCTTCCAGTCGCACCGATACGCGCCCACGTTCGATCTTCGCCGCTGGCATTGAGCAAACGTCGCTCACCGGCAGCAACCGGATGGTCGAGCGCAAGGTGGTACGGGTGATAACGCCCGGCACGATCATCGAAAGCGGCATGATCCCTGCCGAGCGCAACAACTACCTTGCCGCTCTGATCGCCGATCACGGGCGGATCGGTCTGGCATACGCCGACCTGAGCACCGGTGAGTTCGCTGCCGTCGAGTTCAGCGGCGAACGTGCGGCGCAACAGGCGCAGGGAGAACTGACGCGCCTCAATGCCGCCGAAATCCTGGTTCCCGACCGCGCCGACCTGCGCCTGCCCGGTCTTGAGCCGTCCAGCGCTCGCCTCGAGCAGGACCTGGAGTTCCTCACCCGCGAAGAGCGCGAACTGCTCCTTCCGGGTGAACGGGTGGCGCGGCGTGTTGAGCGTGAAAACAACGCGCGCTGGGCGCACGGGCGCGTGACCGCCTGGCCCGAACGACGCTGGGATCTGCGTAATGCGCACGATACGCTGCTCCACCAGTTCGGCGTCCGTTCGCTCGCCGGTTTCGGGCTGGAAGACCGTCCGCTGGCGATCCGCGCCGCTGGCGCTATCGTGCAGTACGCGCGCGAAACGCAGCAGGGAGTGGTCGCAAATCTGCGCTCGATCCGCGCTTACACCCCCGGCGATGCGATGTTCCTCGATCCGCAGACTCAGCGGAACCTCGAATTGCTGGAAGGCGCCAGCGGCACGACGCGCGGCTCGTTGATCGGTGTGCTCGATCAGACGCGCACACCAATGGGGGCGCGCCTGCTGCGCCGCTGGGTTTCGCAGCCGCTGTGCGATCTGACGCGGCTGCATGCCCGCCACGACGCAGTGGAACGCTTTGTCACCGATGCCATCCTGCGCGCATCGGTGCGCGAAACCCTGCGACGAGTCGGCGACATGGAACGGGTCGTCAACCGGATCATTCAGGGGGTTGGGGTGGCAACGCCGCGCGATATGGCGCGGTTGCGCGATGCGTTGCGTGCGCTCCCTGAACTTGTCGCCGCGCTCGGCGATTGGACGCCGCCGCCGGGCGAGATCGATCTCACTGGTGTGCGCACCCTCCCGCCGTCCGCAGCGACCGATCCCGTGTCGCTGACGGAAAACGGCAATGAGCGCATCGAACCGAACCAGACGTCGGCGGTCAGTCTGCGCGCACAGCGCGAGGCGCGTCGGCGGGTATCGGCGCGCTACGCCGATGAAGACCTGTTTGGGGAGGAAGAGCAAAACGCACCGCCCGTCGGGTCGTCGAACCATGCCGTCGGAACACAACCATCGGCAGATGATGAAGCCTCTCCCGTCACAGCGTTCGTGGACGACCAGGCGACCGAAACGCTGGCGCTTGATCCGTGCGCCGATATGCTGGCATTCCTGGAGACCGCCATCGATGACGAGCCGCCTGCGCTGCTTGGCGCGTCCAACTATCTGCGCGCAGGGGAGAACGGCGAGCCGCCGCGTCGCGTTATCCGCCCCGGTTTTGAACCGGAGATCGATCAGGTGGTGGCGGCAAGCCGTGACGCACAGCGCTGGATCAGCGAACTTGAACCGAAAGAGCGGGAGCGCACCGGCATCAAGTCGCTGCGCGTCGATTATAACCGCGTCTTTGGCTATTACATCGAAGTGCCCAAAACCTACGCCGATCAGGTGCCGAAACACTACATCCGCAAACAGACGCTGACAACCGGCGAACGCTATTTCACCGATGAACTCAAGCGCTATGAGGAGATCGTTGAGCAGGCGCAGCAGCGTTTGATCGATCTCGAACGACGCGCTTTTGCGCGAATCTGCGATGTGGTGACCGGCGCCGGAGCGCGGTTGTTGCGCACGGCGCGCATGATCGCAACCATCGATGTGTTTGCAGCGCTGGCGGAAGCGGCAGTACGCGGGCGTTACGTGCGCCCCGAACTGTACGACGATACCCGCCTGCGGATCGTCGGCGGGCGGCATCCGGTCGTCGAGCAGACCCTCGATGAGACGTTCGTTCCAAACGACATCGAGATGGACACGGAGACGCGCCAGATCTGCCTGATCACCGGTCCCAATATGAGCGGCAAGAGTACGGTGTTGCGCCAGGTGGCGCTCATCGCCCTGATGGCGCAGATTGGGTCATTCGTACCCGCCGATGCCGCCGAGATCGGGCTGGTTGATCGCATTTTCACGCGCATCGGCGCTCAGGACGATATTGCCACCGGTCGTAGCACGTTTATGGTCGAAATGACCGAGACTGCGGCATTACTGGCGCAGAGCACCCGTCGCAGCCTGATCATCCTGGACGAGGTCGGTCGCGGCACCAGCACCTACGACGGGATGGCAATTGCGCAGGCGGTCATCGAGTACATTCACAACGAGCCGCGTCTTGGGTGTCGCACCCTCTTCGCAACCCATTACCACGAACTGACCGACCTGGAACGCACCCTGCCACGTCTCAAGAACTACCACATGGCAGCAACCGAGCAGGATGGGCGGGTAGTGTTTCTCCACGAACTGCGTCCCGGCGGCGCCGACCGCTCGTATGGCATTCACGTTGCGGAACTGGCGGGCATCCCTCAATCGGTCATTCGTCGGGCGAGCGAGTTACTGGCGGAACTGGAACGCCGCGCGCCGCGCAGTGCGCCGCCGACGGTTCCTGCACGCGGTGACGACCGCCGATCTGCGGGACGTGCGTCATCGTCCGGTGCTGGCGCGGCGCGCGGCGAGCAGGGTCGCACGCTTCCCGACGGGCAACTCTCACTCTTCGACCTGGCACCCGGACCGGTGATCGAGATGCTGCGCCGGATCGATATCAATCAGTTGACGCCGCTGGAGGCGCTCAACAAATTGCATGAACTGCAAAAACTGGCGCGCGCTGGCGGCGGGTGA
- a CDS encoding methyltransferase family protein produces the protein MMQTFIERGGWWVTAQFGLLFALVAAPPELPGLPTLATILGQGALIVGVVLCGCGAMLAGAGLLHLGANLTPFPRPRDDGRLVQHGAYAIVRHPIYSGIIIGAFGWSLLRGSIIALVLSVALLVFFHLKSRREERWLVERYPEYADYQKRVKKIIPFIW, from the coding sequence ATGATGCAAACATTCATCGAACGAGGCGGGTGGTGGGTCACCGCTCAGTTTGGTCTGCTGTTCGCGCTCGTGGCGGCGCCGCCGGAACTTCCGGGACTTCCGACGCTTGCGACGATCCTGGGACAGGGAGCGTTGATTGTCGGTGTAGTGCTGTGTGGATGCGGCGCAATGCTGGCAGGCGCCGGATTGTTGCATCTCGGCGCAAATCTGACCCCCTTTCCGCGCCCGCGCGACGATGGCAGGCTGGTGCAGCATGGCGCATATGCGATCGTGCGTCACCCGATCTATAGCGGGATCATTATCGGCGCATTCGGCTGGTCGCTGCTGCGCGGCAGCATCATCGCACTGGTATTGAGCGTTGCGTTGCTGGTCTTCTTCCACCTCAAATCGCGCCGTGAGGAACGCTGGCTGGTCGAGCGCTACCCGGAGTACGCCGACTACCAGAAGCGGGTGAAGAAGATCATCCCGTTCATCTGGTAA
- the ygfZ gene encoding CAF17-like 4Fe-4S cluster assembly/insertion protein YgfZ translates to MDRDMYASALERAVIADERTAGRIFMRGRDRAALLHRLSTNDIERLKPGEGTLTVLTTPIGRIIDLLTVHALNDALLIVTSPDQGPPVFGHLRRNIFFNDQVTLDAAGRTHAQLALYGPQAARLIAELTGAAIDLPLHGITTTAIAGVSLLIARRKPIGGDSFTLYVPSDGYDAVQAALLAAGATPIDGDTLDVLRIERGYGAFGRELSQEYIPLETGLLDAVSFSKGCYVGQEIIARMESRGRLAKRLCGLQLSQPVASPAKLVCDGRDAGDLTSAAVSPRFGPIALAYVRTVYAEPGTVVGVEGTGVTGRVVELPFAA, encoded by the coding sequence ATGGATCGAGATATGTATGCCAGCGCATTGGAGCGTGCTGTTATCGCTGATGAGCGCACTGCCGGACGGATCTTTATGCGCGGACGCGACCGCGCGGCGCTGCTCCATCGCCTCTCAACCAACGACATCGAACGACTGAAGCCGGGTGAAGGGACGCTGACCGTCCTCACAACCCCGATTGGGCGGATCATCGATCTGCTGACCGTCCACGCATTGAACGATGCGCTGCTGATCGTGACCAGTCCCGATCAGGGACCGCCGGTGTTCGGGCATTTGCGCCGCAACATCTTTTTCAATGACCAGGTGACCCTGGACGCAGCCGGGCGCACCCACGCGCAACTGGCGTTGTATGGACCGCAGGCGGCTCGCCTGATTGCAGAACTGACCGGTGCTGCCATTGACCTGCCACTCCATGGTATCACGACAACTGCCATTGCGGGGGTCAGTCTGCTGATAGCGCGCCGCAAGCCGATTGGCGGTGACAGTTTTACGCTGTATGTTCCGTCCGACGGGTATGATGCCGTCCAGGCTGCGCTCCTTGCCGCTGGTGCAACGCCGATCGACGGCGACACGCTCGATGTGCTGCGGATCGAACGGGGATACGGCGCATTCGGGCGCGAGTTGAGTCAGGAGTATATTCCGCTGGAAACCGGCTTGCTGGATGCAGTCAGTTTCAGCAAAGGATGTTACGTCGGTCAGGAAATCATCGCGCGGATGGAGAGTCGCGGTCGCCTGGCGAAGCGCCTGTGTGGTCTCCAATTGAGTCAACCGGTTGCCTCGCCCGCGAAACTGGTCTGTGACGGCAGAGATGCCGGTGATCTCACCAGTGCTGCGGTATCGCCACGGTTCGGTCCCATCGCGCTGGCATATGTGCGTACAGTGTATGCTGAACCGGGAACAGTTGTTGGAGTGGAAGGGACCGGAGTAACAGGCAGAGTAGTCGAACTGCCGTTTGCGGCGTAA
- a CDS encoding Uma2 family endonuclease, giving the protein MTTATTRPTPAADTPPDDPFRYGWRIVRRDLGDGCFDEELVPLRLIDLLHPEEGDQVLCNYDHQRRVRYLANVFLARVADRPDAVVLSDVRIAWDIPDLRPHGPDLMVIFGVAAVRNWSTFDVAQEQVRPTLIVEVTSPETRRFDLYEKVDHYDLAGVPYYVIVDAVERRGTSTVRVLGYERAGAAYRAMTPDARGWLWLEPLRVWIGVRDGEVYCFDEQGRQLGDYADLVTQVIESEERVAEALAEAKAQAQAWMNAEARAAAAEARAAAEAEARAAEARARAEAEARAEAEARARAEVEARLRALEAELRRLRGEEA; this is encoded by the coding sequence ATGACGACCGCAACGACCAGACCAACTCCCGCTGCCGACACCCCGCCCGATGACCCGTTCCGCTACGGGTGGCGCATCGTGCGCCGCGACCTCGGCGACGGCTGCTTCGACGAAGAACTCGTCCCCCTGCGGCTCATCGACCTGCTGCACCCCGAGGAGGGCGACCAGGTGCTCTGCAATTACGACCACCAGCGGCGCGTCCGCTACCTCGCCAACGTCTTCCTCGCCCGCGTCGCCGACCGTCCCGACGCCGTCGTCCTCAGCGACGTGCGCATCGCCTGGGACATTCCCGACCTGCGCCCCCACGGTCCCGACCTGATGGTCATCTTCGGCGTCGCCGCCGTGCGCAACTGGAGCACCTTCGACGTGGCGCAGGAACAGGTGCGCCCGACCCTGATCGTCGAAGTGACCTCCCCCGAAACGCGCCGCTTCGACCTCTACGAGAAGGTCGACCACTACGACCTGGCGGGCGTGCCGTACTATGTGATTGTGGACGCCGTGGAGCGACGCGGGACGTCGACGGTGCGGGTGCTGGGGTATGAGCGCGCGGGCGCGGCGTACCGCGCGATGACGCCGGATGCGCGCGGGTGGCTGTGGCTGGAACCGCTGCGGGTCTGGATCGGGGTGCGCGACGGCGAGGTGTACTGCTTCGACGAACAGGGACGACAACTGGGAGATTACGCCGACCTGGTCACGCAGGTGATCGAGTCGGAGGAGCGGGTCGCCGAAGCGCTGGCGGAAGCCAAAGCGCAAGCGCAGGCGTGGATGAATGCCGAAGCGCGCGCTGCTGCAGCCGAAGCCCGCGCCGCCGCCGAAGCCGAAGCTCGCGCAGCTGAGGCACGAGCGCGCGCCGAAGCCGAAGCCCGTGCCGAAGCCGAAGCCCGCGCCCGCGCCGAAGTGGAAGCCCGCTTGCGCGCGCTGGAAGCCGAACTGCGTCGTCTGCGCGGTGAAGAAGCGTAA
- a CDS encoding Uma2 family endonuclease encodes MTTAASQPAPAAAADTPPDDPFRYGWRIVRRDLGDGCFDEELVPLRLIDLLHPEEGDQVLCNYDHQRRVRYLANVFLARVADRPDAVVLSDVRIAWDIPDLRPHGPDLMVIFGVAAVRNWSTFDVAQEQVRPTLIVEVTSPETRRFDLYEKVDHYDLAGVPYYVIVDAVERRGTPTVRVLGYERAGAAYRAMTPDARGWLWLEPLRVWIGVRDGEVYCFDEQGRQLGDYADLVTQVIESEERVAEALAEAKAQAQAWMNAEARAAEAEAQAQREAARAEAEARARAEAEAQAQREAARAEAEARARAEVEARLRALEAHLRALGVDPDNA; translated from the coding sequence ATGACCACCGCTGCGTCACAACCGGCTCCTGCCGCTGCTGCCGACACCCCGCCCGATGACCCGTTCCGCTACGGGTGGCGCATCGTGCGCCGCGACCTCGGCGACGGCTGCTTCGACGAAGAACTCGTCCCCCTGCGGCTCATCGACCTGCTGCACCCCGAGGAGGGCGACCAGGTGCTCTGCAATTACGACCACCAGCGGCGCGTCCGCTACCTCGCCAACGTCTTCCTCGCCCGCGTCGCCGACCGTCCCGACGCCGTCGTTCTCAGCGATGTGCGCATCGCCTGGGACATTCCCGACCTGCGCCCCCACGGTCCCGACCTGATGGTCATCTTCGGCGTCGCCGCCGTGCGCAACTGGAGCACCTTCGACGTGGCGCAGGAACAGGTGCGCCCGACCCTGATCGTCGAAGTGACCTCCCCCGAAACGCGCCGCTTCGACCTCTACGAGAAGGTTGACCACTACGACCTGGCGGGCGTGCCGTACTATGTGATTGTGGACGCCGTGGAGCGACGCGGGACGCCGACGGTGCGGGTGCTGGGGTATGAGCGCGCGGGCGCGGCGTACCGCGCGATGACGCCGGATGCGCGCGGGTGGCTGTGGCTGGAACCGCTGCGGGTCTGGATCGGGGTGCGCGACGGCGAGGTGTACTGCTTCGACGAACAGGGACGACAACTGGGAGATTACGCCGACCTGGTCACGCAGGTGATCGAGTCGGAGGAGCGGGTCGCCGAAGCGCTGGCGGAAGCCAAAGCGCAAGCGCAGGCATGGATGAATGCCGAAGCGCGCGCTGCTGAAGCTGAAGCGCAGGCGCAGCGTGAAGCAGCCCGTGCCGAAGCCGAAGCCCGCGCCCGCGCCGAAGCCGAAGCGCAGGCGCAGCGTGAAGCAGCCCGTGCCGAAGCCGAAGCCCGCGCCCGTGCCGAAGTGGAAGCCCGGTTGCGCGCGTTGGAAGCGCATCTGCGCGCGCTGGGGGTCGATCCGGACAACGCATAG
- a CDS encoding Uma2 family endonuclease, with product MTTTASQAVPATAADADPFRYGWRIVRRDLGDGCFDEELVPLRLIDLLHPEEGDQVLCNYDHQRRVRYLANVFLARVADRPDAVVLSDVRIAWDIPDLRPHGPDLMVIFGVAAVRNWSTFDVAQEQVRPTLIVEVTSPETRRFDLYEKVDHYDLAGVPYYVIVDAVERRGTPTVRVLGYERAGAAYRAMTPDARGWLWLEPLRVWIGVRDGEVYCFDEQGRQLGDYADLVTQVIESEERVAEALAEAKAQAQAWMNAEARAAAAEARAAAEARARAEAEEQARREAEARAAEARARAEAEARAEAEARARAEAEARLRALEAELRRLRGEQH from the coding sequence ATGACCACCACCGCGTCACAAGCAGTTCCTGCGACCGCCGCTGACGCCGACCCGTTCCGCTACGGGTGGCGCATCGTGCGCCGCGACCTCGGCGACGGCTGCTTCGACGAAGAACTCGTCCCCCTGCGGCTCATCGACCTGCTGCACCCCGAGGAGGGCGACCAGGTGCTCTGCAATTACGACCACCAGCGGCGCGTCCGCTACCTCGCCAATGTCTTCCTTGCCCGCGTCGCCGACCGTCCCGACGCCGTCGTTCTCAGCGATGTGCGCATCGCCTGGGACATTCCTGACCTGCGCCCCCACGGTCCCGACCTGATGGTCATCTTCGGCGTCGCCGCCGTGCGCAACTGGAGCACCTTCGACGTGGCGCAGGAACAGGTGCGCCCGACCCTGATCGTCGAAGTGACCTCCCCCGAAACGCGCCGCTTCGACCTCTACGAGAAGGTCGACCACTACGACCTGGCGGGCGTGCCGTACTATGTGATTGTGGACGCCGTGGAGCGACGCGGGACGCCGACGGTGCGGGTGCTGGGGTATGAGCGCGCGGGCGCGGCGTACCGCGCGATGACGCCGGATGCGCGCGGGTGGCTGTGGCTGGAACCGCTGCGGGTCTGGATCGGGGTGCGCGACGGCGAGGTGTACTGCTTCGACGAACAGGGACGACAACTGGGAGATTACGCCGACCTGGTCACGCAGGTGATCGAGTCGGAGGAGCGGGTCGCCGAAGCGCTGGCGGAAGCCAAAGCGCAAGCGCAGGCGTGGATGAATGCCGAAGCGCGCGCTGCTGCAGCCGAAGCCCGCGCCGCCGCCGAAGCCCGCGCCCGCGCCGAAGCCGAGGAACAAGCGCGTCGTGAAGCCGAAGCTCGCGCAGCTGAGGCACGAGCGCGCGCCGAAGCCGAAGCCCGTGCCGAAGCCGAAGCCCGCGCCCGCGCCGAAGCCGAAGCCCGCTTGCGCGCGCTGGAAGCCGAACTGCGTCGTCTGCGCGGCGAGCAGCACTGA
- a CDS encoding cellulase family glycosylhydrolase, whose translation MRFKPWLSLAVLIMLAGAMIVPLRATAAARSPEEVPPTQPPFKARLFAETGHTAVNSFLSFWERTPNALFVLGYPISAPFIEESFTNPGEYYRVQYFERAVLEEHPENYGTPYYILGRLLGTEIVKGRENEPPFQPVPDPRDGTWDSVTRHTLRNSPAPFRNFWLNNGGLAVFGRPLSEQFQEVNQADGNVYWVQYFERQRMEWHPNEPDPRYRILLGLLGNEYRDAHHQGNPAFNPGAVAPDQPPPAPSNTFAYGYNVILYGHGSTSWQDRPRALRLVKESGFGWVRQQVRWMDLHDRSGAIYWGELDDIVEDCHREGVKVLLSVVAAPSWATPNGKNGLPSREHFGTFAYFMGEMAKRYRGKVQAYEIWNEQNLAVENGGRVPNASFYMDMLVQASQAIKANDPAALIVSGAPSSTETNAPTIAVSDLVFLRQMFADPRFRANVDIVGVHPGGAANPPDTFWPDNPGPGPGWTNSREFYFRRVEDVRAIMVQSGLGDMPMWVTEFGWATRNNTPGYGFGNQISFEKQAQYIVRAYQMARTNYAPWMTGMFLWQLNFAVPWRAQGNELHEQASYGVINGDWSPRPAYLALKAMPKD comes from the coding sequence ATGCGTTTCAAGCCATGGCTATCACTGGCCGTCCTGATCATGCTTGCTGGCGCCATGATCGTGCCGCTGCGCGCAACGGCGGCAGCGCGCAGTCCGGAGGAAGTGCCACCGACTCAACCGCCGTTCAAGGCGCGTTTGTTTGCTGAAACCGGGCACACTGCCGTCAATTCGTTTCTCTCCTTCTGGGAACGGACTCCCAACGCGCTCTTTGTGCTCGGCTATCCGATCTCGGCGCCGTTCATCGAAGAGAGTTTCACCAACCCCGGCGAGTATTACCGCGTTCAGTACTTTGAGCGGGCAGTCCTGGAGGAGCATCCTGAGAACTACGGCACCCCCTACTATATCCTGGGACGCCTGCTGGGGACGGAAATCGTCAAGGGGCGTGAGAATGAACCGCCGTTCCAGCCGGTTCCCGATCCGCGCGACGGCACGTGGGACAGCGTGACGCGCCATACGCTGCGCAACTCGCCGGCGCCGTTCCGCAATTTCTGGCTCAACAATGGCGGTCTTGCAGTGTTTGGGCGCCCGCTCTCCGAGCAGTTCCAGGAAGTAAACCAGGCGGACGGCAACGTCTACTGGGTGCAATACTTCGAGCGCCAGCGCATGGAGTGGCACCCCAACGAACCCGATCCGCGTTATCGCATTCTGCTTGGTTTGCTCGGCAACGAATACCGCGATGCGCACCACCAGGGGAATCCGGCGTTCAACCCTGGCGCCGTCGCGCCGGATCAACCGCCGCCCGCCCCATCGAACACATTTGCCTACGGCTACAATGTCATTCTGTATGGTCATGGATCGACATCGTGGCAGGATCGCCCACGCGCTCTGCGTCTGGTGAAGGAGAGCGGCTTCGGTTGGGTGCGCCAGCAGGTGCGCTGGATGGATCTGCACGACCGTTCCGGGGCGATCTACTGGGGCGAACTCGACGATATTGTGGAAGACTGTCATCGCGAAGGAGTAAAGGTGCTCTTGAGCGTCGTCGCTGCACCATCCTGGGCGACCCCCAACGGAAAGAACGGACTGCCGTCGCGCGAGCATTTCGGCACATTCGCCTATTTCATGGGTGAGATGGCGAAACGCTATCGCGGCAAAGTGCAGGCGTATGAGATCTGGAATGAACAGAACCTGGCGGTCGAAAACGGCGGACGTGTGCCGAATGCATCGTTCTACATGGATATGCTGGTGCAGGCGTCACAGGCGATCAAGGCGAACGATCCGGCGGCGCTCATCGTGTCGGGAGCGCCGTCGAGCACCGAGACGAATGCGCCAACCATCGCAGTCAGCGACCTGGTCTTCCTGCGCCAGATGTTCGCCGATCCGCGCTTCCGCGCCAACGTCGATATTGTTGGCGTGCACCCCGGTGGCGCCGCCAACCCGCCCGACACCTTCTGGCCCGATAATCCAGGACCGGGACCGGGATGGACCAACAGCCGCGAGTTCTACTTCCGTCGCGTCGAGGATGTGCGCGCGATCATGGTGCAATCGGGGTTGGGTGATATGCCAATGTGGGTAACGGAATTCGGATGGGCGACGCGCAACAATACGCCGGGGTACGGCTTTGGCAACCAGATCTCGTTCGAGAAGCAGGCGCAGTACATTGTGCGCGCCTACCAGATGGCGCGCACCAACTACGCCCCCTGGATGACCGGCATGTTCCTGTGGCAACTCAATTTCGCCGTTCCCTGGCGCGCGCAGGGCAACGAACTGCACGAACAGGCAAGTTATGGCGTTATCAACGGCGACTGGAGTCCACGCCCGGCGTACCTGGCGCTCAAGGCAATGCCGAAGGATTAA